In Microbacterium foliorum, the following proteins share a genomic window:
- a CDS encoding DEAD/DEAH box helicase, with amino-acid sequence MTPEDAVPTDAPETPGFEELGITGPVLKAIRDLGYETPSPIQAATIPTLLSGRDVVGMAQTGTGKTAAFALPVLERLDVSQKTPQALVLAPTRELALQVCEAFESYASKMKGVHMLPVYGGQAYGVQLSALRRGVHVIVGTPGRIMDHLAKGTLDLSQLQYLVLDEADEMLKMGFAEDVEQILAQTPVEKQVALFSATMPPQIRRLAQKYLRDPEEISIKSKTATGTNITQRYLVVSYAQKVDALTRILEVENFDGMIVFVRTKNETETLAEKLRARGYSAAAINGDVAQVQRERSVNQLKDGKLDILVATDVAARGLDVERISHVINFDIPTDTESYVHRIGRTGRAGRKGDAISFITPRERYLLKSIEKATRQQPTQMQLPSMDDVNTTRLARFDDAITTALGDGPRIEKFRDIIAHYVRNHDVPEADVAAALAVVAQGDTPLLLDPSDDPLTKAVEFDNRPPRERNTRDQRETREPRERRGRGDYKPYRIEVGRRHRVEPRQIVGALANEGGLGRDDFGAINIRPDFTVVELPANLDSSVLDKLRDTRISGRLIEIKPDRGPASRRNDGPRDSSGSRDERPRYDRNDRPARTDDRGEKPFRKPRHKD; translated from the coding sequence GTGACTCCTGAAGACGCTGTACCCACCGACGCCCCCGAGACCCCTGGATTCGAGGAACTCGGTATCACCGGACCCGTCCTCAAGGCGATCCGCGACCTCGGCTACGAGACCCCTTCCCCGATCCAGGCCGCGACGATCCCGACTCTCCTGTCGGGCCGCGATGTCGTCGGCATGGCGCAGACCGGAACGGGGAAGACCGCGGCCTTCGCGCTTCCCGTGCTGGAGCGCCTCGACGTCTCGCAGAAGACGCCTCAGGCGCTGGTGCTCGCACCGACGCGCGAACTCGCACTGCAGGTCTGCGAGGCCTTCGAGTCGTACGCATCGAAGATGAAGGGTGTGCACATGCTGCCGGTCTACGGCGGCCAGGCCTACGGCGTGCAGCTCTCTGCTCTGCGCCGCGGCGTGCACGTGATCGTCGGAACGCCCGGCCGCATCATGGACCACCTCGCCAAGGGCACTCTCGACCTCTCCCAGCTGCAGTACCTGGTGCTGGACGAGGCCGATGAGATGCTGAAGATGGGCTTCGCTGAAGACGTCGAGCAGATCCTCGCGCAGACGCCCGTCGAGAAGCAGGTCGCCCTGTTCTCCGCCACGATGCCCCCGCAGATCCGCCGCCTCGCACAGAAGTACCTGCGCGATCCCGAAGAGATCAGCATCAAGTCGAAGACCGCGACCGGCACCAACATCACGCAGCGTTATCTGGTGGTGTCGTACGCCCAGAAGGTCGACGCGCTGACCCGCATCCTCGAGGTCGAGAACTTCGACGGCATGATCGTGTTCGTCCGCACCAAGAACGAGACCGAGACCCTCGCCGAGAAGCTGCGCGCCCGCGGATACTCGGCCGCCGCGATCAACGGCGACGTCGCGCAGGTGCAGCGTGAGCGCAGCGTCAACCAGCTCAAGGACGGCAAGCTCGACATCCTCGTCGCGACGGACGTCGCCGCCCGTGGTCTCGATGTCGAGCGCATCAGCCACGTCATCAACTTCGACATCCCCACCGACACCGAGTCGTACGTGCACCGCATCGGGCGCACCGGCCGCGCCGGGCGCAAGGGCGACGCGATCAGCTTCATCACCCCGCGCGAGCGTTACCTGCTCAAGTCGATCGAGAAGGCGACCCGCCAGCAGCCGACGCAGATGCAGCTGCCCAGCATGGACGACGTCAACACCACGCGTCTCGCCCGATTCGACGACGCGATCACGACCGCGCTCGGCGATGGCCCGCGGATCGAGAAGTTCCGCGACATCATCGCCCACTATGTCCGCAACCACGACGTGCCGGAGGCCGATGTGGCCGCGGCGCTCGCGGTCGTCGCACAGGGTGACACTCCGCTGCTGCTCGACCCGTCGGATGACCCGCTGACGAAGGCCGTCGAGTTCGACAACCGTCCGCCGCGCGAACGCAACACCCGTGACCAGCGGGAGACCCGCGAGCCTCGCGAGCGCCGGGGACGGGGCGACTACAAGCCTTACCGCATCGAGGTCGGTCGGCGTCACCGCGTCGAGCCGCGTCAGATCGTCGGCGCGCTCGCCAACGAGGGCGGCCTCGGCCGCGACGACTTCGGCGCCATCAACATCCGGCCGGACTTCACGGTGGTCGAACTGCCCGCGAATCTCGACTCCTCGGTGCTCGACAAGCTCAGGGACACCCGCATCTCGGGTCGACTGATCGAGATCAAGCCCGACCGCGGCCCGGCCTCCCGACGCAACGACGGACCCCGTGATTCCTCGGGCAGCCGCGACGAGCGTCCGCGATACGACCGCAATGACCGTCCGGCACGCACCGATGACCGCGGCGAGAAGCCGTTCCGCAAGCCGCGCCACAAGGACTGA
- a CDS encoding long-chain-fatty-acid--CoA ligase — MSSYQPPRPWIASYADGVPDDLAPVSGSLVDIVAASARDYPDAPALQFFGRETTYAQLQDAIDRAAEGLRDLGVRAGDPVAIVLPNCPQHIVAFYAVLRLGAVVVEHNPLYTPRELRKQFEDHGAKHAIVWNKVVATVQDFPADLAVTNLVSVDVTRAMPLLTRVALRLPVAKARESRAALTERVRGTATWDSLVRSSPIPATHPKPATGDLAIIQYTSGTTGTPKGAALTHGNLLANAAQSQAWVPSIQRGKGCVVYAVLPMFHAYGLTLCLTFAMSMGARLVLFPKFDPDLVLDVMKKHPATFLPLVPPIADRLLTAANAKGVSLDGIEVAISGAMALPHELVVPFEAATHGFLVEGYGLSECSPVLMANPVADNRVPGTVGLPLPGTECRVVDPENPTVDVAPGAAGELLVRGPQVFSGYYGKPEETEAVFVDDWFRTGDIVTVDDAGFIRIVDRIKELIITGGFNVAPTEVENALRQHPQVSDAAVVGLPSDHSGEEVVAAIVVDAGADVDVEAIREHARSILTPYKVPRRVFVVDELPKSLIGKVLRRQVKEKLLALTSGS; from the coding sequence GTGAGCTCGTACCAGCCTCCCCGCCCATGGATCGCCAGCTACGCGGACGGCGTCCCCGACGACCTCGCCCCCGTCTCGGGATCGCTGGTCGACATCGTCGCAGCATCGGCTCGTGACTATCCGGACGCCCCCGCGCTGCAGTTCTTCGGCCGCGAGACGACCTACGCACAGCTGCAGGATGCGATCGACCGCGCCGCCGAGGGTCTGCGCGACCTGGGAGTGCGCGCCGGGGATCCGGTGGCGATCGTCCTGCCGAACTGTCCGCAGCACATAGTCGCGTTCTACGCCGTGCTCCGTCTGGGCGCGGTGGTGGTCGAACACAACCCGCTCTACACGCCGCGCGAGCTGCGGAAGCAGTTCGAGGACCACGGTGCGAAGCACGCGATCGTCTGGAACAAGGTCGTCGCGACGGTGCAGGATTTCCCTGCTGATCTCGCGGTGACGAATCTCGTCTCCGTGGACGTCACCCGGGCGATGCCCCTTCTGACCCGTGTGGCGCTGCGACTGCCGGTGGCCAAAGCACGTGAGTCACGCGCAGCGCTCACCGAGCGCGTCCGTGGCACCGCGACCTGGGACTCACTCGTGCGGTCGTCACCCATTCCGGCGACGCACCCGAAGCCGGCCACCGGCGATCTGGCGATCATCCAGTACACGTCGGGCACCACGGGCACCCCCAAGGGCGCGGCGCTCACCCACGGGAACCTCCTCGCGAACGCCGCCCAGTCGCAGGCCTGGGTGCCGTCGATCCAGCGCGGCAAAGGCTGCGTCGTGTATGCAGTGCTGCCGATGTTCCACGCCTACGGCCTCACTCTGTGTCTGACCTTCGCGATGTCGATGGGTGCACGACTCGTGCTGTTCCCGAAGTTCGATCCGGACCTCGTGCTCGATGTGATGAAGAAGCACCCCGCGACATTCCTTCCGCTCGTGCCCCCGATCGCGGATCGGCTGCTCACTGCGGCGAATGCCAAGGGCGTGTCGCTCGACGGCATCGAGGTCGCGATCTCCGGTGCGATGGCGCTGCCGCACGAGCTGGTGGTCCCGTTCGAGGCTGCGACTCATGGCTTCCTCGTCGAAGGCTACGGGCTCAGCGAGTGCTCCCCCGTCCTGATGGCGAATCCGGTCGCGGACAACCGCGTACCCGGCACCGTCGGGCTTCCGTTGCCCGGCACCGAGTGCCGCGTGGTCGATCCCGAGAACCCGACCGTCGATGTCGCACCCGGTGCGGCGGGCGAGCTCCTGGTGCGCGGTCCGCAGGTGTTCTCGGGGTACTACGGCAAACCGGAAGAGACCGAGGCCGTCTTCGTCGATGACTGGTTCCGCACCGGAGACATCGTGACGGTGGACGACGCGGGGTTCATCAGAATCGTCGACCGCATCAAGGAGCTCATCATCACCGGCGGCTTCAACGTCGCGCCGACCGAGGTGGAGAACGCGCTGCGACAGCACCCTCAGGTCTCGGATGCCGCGGTGGTGGGCCTGCCGAGCGACCACTCCGGCGAGGAGGTCGTCGCCGCGATCGTCGTCGACGCGGGAGCGGACGTGGACGTGGAGGCGATCCGCGAGCACGCGCGCAGCATCCTCACCCCCTACAAGGTGCCCCGCCGTGTCTTCGTCGTGGACGAACTGCCGAAGTCCCTGATCGGAAAAGTCCTTCGGCGGCAGGTGAAGGAGAAGCTCCTGGCGCTGACCTCCGGGTCCTGA
- the gatC gene encoding Asp-tRNA(Asn)/Glu-tRNA(Gln) amidotransferase subunit GatC: MSEITPDLVRHLGVLARIQLNDDEVTRLTGQLDAIVDNIAKVSEVASPDVAATSHPIPLSNVYRPDVVGETLTHEQVLQNAPDQADGRFRVTAILGEEQ, translated from the coding sequence GTGTCTGAAATCACCCCTGATCTTGTGCGCCATCTCGGCGTGCTCGCGCGCATCCAGCTCAACGACGACGAGGTGACCCGACTGACGGGCCAGCTCGATGCCATCGTCGACAACATCGCGAAGGTGTCGGAGGTCGCAAGCCCCGACGTCGCCGCGACGAGTCATCCGATCCCGCTGAGCAACGTCTACCGCCCCGATGTGGTGGGCGAGACGCTCACGCACGAACAGGTGCTCCAGAACGCGCCGGACCAGGCCGACGGCCGGTTCCGCGTCACCGCGATCCTGGGAGAAGAACAGTGA
- the gatA gene encoding Asp-tRNA(Asn)/Glu-tRNA(Gln) amidotransferase subunit GatA, with translation MSDIIRMTAAELADKLASREISSVEATRAHLDRIAAVDGDVHAFLHVNEGALDAAAAVDARRAAGEQLGPIAGVPLAIKDVLVTTDQPTTSGSRILEGYRSPYDATVVARSRAAGLIPLGKTNMDEFAMGSSTEHSAYGPTRNPWDLERIPGGSGGGSAAAVAAFEAPLALGSDTGGSIRQPAHVTGTVGVKPTYGGVSRYGAIALASSLDQVGPVTRTVLDAGLLHDAIGGHDPKDSTSLRDEWPSFADAAREGARGDVLKGLKVGVIRELPDSGFQPGVADSFRSALALMEAQGAEIVEIGAPHFEYGVAAYYLILPAEASSNLAKFDSVRFGLRVTPDGNPTVEDVMSATRDAGFGDEVKRRIILGTYALSAGYYDAYYGSAQKVRTLIQQDFANAFADVDIIATPSAPTTAFKIGEKIDDPLQMYLNDITTIPVNLAGVPGISIPSGLAAEDGLPVGIQFIAPAREDARLYKVGAAVETLLVDSWGAPLLTRAPQLVGGTR, from the coding sequence GTGAGCGACATCATCCGGATGACCGCAGCCGAGCTTGCGGACAAGCTCGCCAGTCGTGAGATCTCCAGCGTCGAGGCGACGCGCGCGCACCTCGACCGCATCGCCGCCGTCGACGGCGATGTCCACGCGTTCCTGCACGTGAACGAGGGCGCGCTCGATGCCGCAGCGGCCGTCGACGCCCGGCGGGCGGCGGGTGAGCAGCTCGGCCCCATCGCCGGTGTGCCGCTCGCGATCAAGGACGTGCTGGTCACCACCGACCAGCCGACCACGAGCGGTTCGCGGATCCTCGAGGGCTACCGCTCGCCGTACGATGCGACCGTCGTCGCTCGTTCGCGTGCCGCGGGACTCATCCCGCTCGGCAAGACCAACATGGATGAGTTCGCCATGGGGTCGTCCACCGAGCACTCCGCTTACGGACCCACCCGCAACCCCTGGGACCTCGAGCGCATCCCCGGAGGCTCCGGCGGTGGATCGGCTGCGGCTGTCGCCGCTTTCGAGGCTCCGCTGGCGCTCGGTTCCGACACCGGTGGATCCATCCGTCAGCCCGCGCACGTGACCGGCACGGTCGGCGTCAAGCCCACCTACGGCGGCGTCAGCCGCTACGGCGCGATCGCGCTCGCCTCCAGCCTCGACCAGGTCGGACCCGTGACGCGCACGGTGCTCGACGCAGGTCTGCTGCATGACGCGATCGGCGGTCACGACCCGAAGGACTCCACCTCCCTGCGCGACGAGTGGCCTTCGTTCGCGGATGCCGCTCGTGAGGGCGCACGCGGAGATGTGCTCAAGGGGCTCAAAGTCGGCGTGATCCGCGAGCTGCCCGACAGCGGCTTCCAGCCCGGCGTCGCTGACTCGTTCCGCAGCGCGCTCGCGCTGATGGAGGCTCAGGGTGCCGAGATCGTCGAGATCGGTGCACCCCACTTCGAGTACGGCGTGGCCGCGTATTACCTGATCCTCCCCGCCGAGGCGTCCAGCAACCTCGCGAAGTTCGACTCCGTGCGCTTCGGCCTGCGAGTCACCCCCGACGGCAACCCGACGGTCGAGGACGTCATGTCCGCGACGCGCGATGCCGGCTTCGGCGACGAGGTGAAGCGACGCATCATCCTCGGCACCTATGCCCTGTCGGCCGGATACTACGACGCCTACTACGGCAGCGCCCAGAAGGTCCGCACGCTCATCCAGCAGGACTTCGCGAACGCCTTCGCCGATGTCGACATCATCGCGACGCCATCGGCTCCGACGACCGCGTTCAAGATCGGCGAGAAGATCGACGATCCGCTGCAGATGTACCTCAACGACATCACGACGATCCCGGTGAACCTCGCCGGCGTCCCGGGGATCTCGATTCCCAGCGGCCTCGCGGCAGAGGACGGCCTGCCCGTCGGCATCCAGTTCATCGCGCCGGCGCGGGAGGACGCGCGACTCTACAAGGTAGGCGCAGCAGTCGAGACGCTTCTCGTCGATTCGTGGGGAGCACCGCTCCTCACGCGTGCACCCCAGCTCGTGGGAGGGACCCGCTGA
- the gatB gene encoding Asp-tRNA(Asn)/Glu-tRNA(Gln) amidotransferase subunit GatB, whose protein sequence is MATAKLMDFDKALELFEPVLGFEVHVELNTNTKMFSDAPNPANEAYHAAEPNTLIAPVDLGLPGSLPVVNETAIRSSISLGLALGCSIAPSSRFARKNYFYPDLGKNYQISQYDEPIAFEGEVEVELEDGTIVQIPIERAHMEEDAGKLTHMGGATGRIQGAEYSLVDYNRAGVPLVEIVTKVIFGTEHRAPEVAKAYVATIRDIVRSLGISEARLERGNLRCDANISLRPRGQEKLGTRTETKNVNSMRSVERAVRYEIQRQAQILADGGTITQETRHWHEDTGTTSPGRPKSDADDYRYFPEPDLLPVEPAAELIEELRAQLPEQPVARRRRLMAEWGFTDLEFQDVRNGGLLEVVEATIAAGATPATARKWWTGEISRLANTQEKDATELISPENVAALQKLVDAGTLTDKLARQVLEGVIAGEGTPQEVVDSRGLAVVSDDGALIAAIDEALAAQPDVLAKIKDGKVQAAGAVIGAVMKAMKGQADAARVRELVLERAAQ, encoded by the coding sequence ATGGCCACCGCCAAGCTCATGGACTTCGATAAGGCGCTGGAGCTGTTCGAGCCCGTTCTCGGGTTCGAGGTGCACGTCGAGCTGAACACCAACACGAAGATGTTCTCCGACGCGCCGAACCCGGCGAACGAGGCCTACCACGCGGCTGAGCCGAACACGCTGATCGCGCCGGTCGACCTCGGTCTGCCCGGTTCGCTGCCTGTCGTGAACGAGACCGCGATCCGCTCGTCGATCAGCCTCGGTCTCGCACTGGGCTGCTCGATCGCACCGTCGAGCCGCTTCGCGCGGAAGAACTACTTCTACCCGGACCTCGGCAAGAACTACCAGATCTCGCAGTACGACGAGCCGATCGCGTTCGAGGGCGAGGTCGAGGTCGAGCTCGAAGACGGAACCATCGTGCAGATCCCGATCGAGCGCGCGCACATGGAAGAGGACGCCGGCAAGCTCACCCACATGGGAGGCGCCACCGGACGCATCCAGGGCGCCGAGTACTCGCTCGTCGACTACAACCGCGCAGGCGTCCCGCTCGTCGAGATCGTCACGAAGGTCATCTTCGGCACCGAGCACCGCGCACCCGAGGTGGCCAAAGCCTACGTCGCGACCATTCGTGACATCGTCCGAAGCCTCGGGATCTCGGAGGCCCGCCTGGAGCGCGGCAACCTCCGCTGCGACGCCAACATCTCGCTGCGCCCCCGCGGCCAGGAGAAGCTCGGCACGCGCACCGAGACGAAGAACGTCAACTCGATGCGCTCGGTCGAGCGCGCCGTGCGCTACGAGATCCAGCGTCAGGCGCAGATCCTCGCCGACGGCGGCACTATCACGCAGGAGACCCGGCACTGGCACGAGGACACCGGCACGACCTCGCCCGGTCGTCCCAAGTCGGATGCCGATGACTACCGGTACTTCCCCGAGCCCGATCTGCTTCCCGTGGAGCCTGCTGCAGAGCTGATCGAAGAGCTCCGAGCGCAGCTGCCCGAACAGCCTGTGGCCCGTCGGCGCCGGCTGATGGCCGAGTGGGGTTTCACCGATCTGGAGTTCCAGGACGTGCGCAACGGCGGTCTGCTGGAGGTCGTCGAGGCGACGATCGCAGCCGGGGCGACCCCTGCCACTGCACGCAAGTGGTGGACGGGCGAGATCAGCCGACTCGCGAACACGCAGGAGAAGGACGCCACGGAGCTGATCTCCCCTGAGAACGTCGCGGCGCTGCAGAAGCTCGTCGACGCGGGGACTCTCACCGACAAGCTGGCTCGCCAGGTGCTCGAGGGAGTCATCGCCGGCGAGGGAACGCCGCAGGAGGTCGTCGACAGCCGCGGACTCGCTGTCGTCTCGGACGACGGCGCGCTGATCGCAGCCATCGACGAGGCCCTGGCAGCCCAGCCCGACGTGCTCGCCAAGATCAAGGACGGCAAGGTCCAAGCGGCTGGCGCCGTGATCGGCGCCGTGATGAAGGCGATGAAGGGCCAGGCGGACGCGGCCCGAGTCCGCGAACTCGTCCTCGAGCGCGCTGCGCAGTAA